A genomic window from Silene latifolia isolate original U9 population chromosome 11, ASM4854445v1, whole genome shotgun sequence includes:
- the LOC141611097 gene encoding homeobox-leucine zipper protein ATHB-15-like: MMAMSCKDGKGVMDNGKYVRYTPEQVEALERLYHECPKPSSLRRQQLIRECPILSNIEPKQIKVWFQNRRCREKQRKEASRLQAVNRKLTAMNKLLMEENDRLQKQVSHLVYENGYFRQQTQKAGIASKDTSCESVVTSGQHQLITQHPPRDASPAGLLSIAEETLAEFLSKATGTAVEWVQMPGMKPGPDSIGIVAISHGCTGVAARACGLVGLEPTRVAEILKDRPSWFRDCRAVDVLNVLPTANGGTIELLYMQLYAPTTLAPARDFWLLRYTSVMEDGSLVVCERSLNNTQNGPSMPGVQNFVRAEMLPSGYLIRPCEGGGSIIHIVDHMDLEPWSVPEVLRPLYESSTVVAQKTTLAALRQLRQIAQEISQPTVTNWGRRPAALRALSQRLSRGFNEALNGFSDEGWTMIGNDGVDDVTVLVNSSPDKLMTLNLTYANGFPTVSNTVLCAKASMLLQNVPPAVLLRFLREHRSEWADNNIDTYLAAATKISPCSLPGIRVGGFGNQVILPLAHTIEHEELLEVIKLEGVVSCHEDAMMPRDMFLLQLCSGMDENAVGTCSELVFAPIDASFADDAPLLPSGFRIIPLDSSKEASSPNRTLDLASALEVGTSVSKSAADNSGSGGNVRSVMTIAFQFAFESHLQDNVASMARQYVRSIISSVQRVALALSPHMGSQAGLRSPLGNPEALTLACWICQSYRCFLGTELLKSAGDGGDAVLKSLWSHSDAIMCCSLKAVPVFTFANQAGLDMLETTLVALQDITLEKILDDHGRKTLCSEFPHILQQGFACLQGGICLSSMGRPVSYERAVAWKVLNEEENAHCICFMFINWSFV; this comes from the exons ATGATGGCAATGTCCTGCAAGGATGGTAAAGGAGTTATGGATAATGGAAAGTATGTGAGGTATACACCTGAGCAGGTTGAAGCCCTTGAGAGGCTTTATCATGAATGCCCTAAACCGAGTTCCCTTCGTCGTCAGCAGCTCATTCGGGAATGCCCTATTCTCTCTAATATTGAGCCTAAACAAATTAAAGTCTGGTTTCAGAATAGAAG ATGTAGGGAGAAACAGAGAAAAGAGGCTTCCCGGCTACAAGCTGTGAATAGGAAGCTAACtgcaatgaacaagcttttaatgGAGGAGAATGATAGATTGCAAAAGCAAGTTTCCCATCTTGTTTATGAGAATGGCTACTTTCGCCAGCAGACGCAAAAA GCTGGGATTGCTAGTAAAGATACAAGTTGTGAATCAGTGGTGACGAGTGGTCAACACCAATTGATAACACAACATCCTCCAAGAGATGCTAGTCCTGCAGG ACTTTTGTCCATTGCAGAAGAAACTTTAGCAGAGTTTCTTTCAAAGGCTACTGGAACTGCTGTTGAGTGGGTCCAAATGCCTGGAATGAAG CCTGGTCCGGATTCCATTGGAATCGTTGCTATTTCTCATGGTTGCACTGGAGTGGCAGCACGAGCCTGCGGCCTGGTGGGTCTTGAACCTACCCGG GTAGCGGAAATCCTCAAGGATCGGCCATCGTGGTTTCGCGATTGCCGAGCCGTGGATGTGCTTAACGTGCTGCCCACTGCAAATGGTGGAACCATTGAGCTGCTTTACATGCAG CTCTATGCCCCAACAACATTGGCACCTGCCCGTGATTTCTGGTTGCTCAGATATACTTCTGTTATGGAAGATGGTAGTTTGGTG GTGTGTGAACGATCACTTAACAATACTCAGAATGGTCCAAGCATGCCTGGTGTGCAGAACTTTGTTAGAGCAGAGATGCTACCAAGTGGGTATCTTATAAGGCCTTGTGAAGGAGGTGGTTCAATAATACACATTGTTGACCATATGGATCTTGAG CCTTGGAGTGTGCCGGAGGTTCTGCGTCCCTTGTATGAATCGTCAACTGTAGTAGCCCAGAAAACAACATTGGCG GCACTGCGTCAATTGAGACAGATTGCTCAGGAAATTTCCCAGCCAACAGTGACCAACTGGGGTAGGCGTCCTGCTGCTCTTCGCGCTCTAAGCCAGAGGTTGAGCAG GGGTTTTAATGAGGCACTGAATGGGTTTAGTGATGAAGGATGGACAATGATTGGAAATGATGGCGTCGATGATGTCACTGTTCTTGTGAACTCATCACCCGACAAACTGATGACCCTGAACCTTACATATGCTAATGGATTTCCAACTGTGAGCAACACTGTTCTGTGTGCTAAAGCATCTATGCTTTTACAG AATGTCCCCCCTGCTGTGCTTCTTAGGTTCCTGAGGGAACACAGATCAGAATGGGCCGACAACAATATTGATACATACTTAGCCGCTGCAACAAAAATTAGTCCCTGTAGCCTTCCTGGAATACGTGTTGGAGGCTTTGGTAATCAAGTTATTCTTCCATTGGCTCATACCATCGAGCACGAAGAG CTCTTGGAGGTCATTAAGCTGGAAGGCGTGGTCAGCTGCCATGAAGATGCTATGATGCCACGAGACATGTTCTTGCTACAA CTGTGCAGTGGAATGGATGAGAATGCTGTTGGCACATGTTCAGAGCTTGTATTTGCACCTATAGATGCATCCTTTGCTGATGACGCTCCGCTTCTGCCTTCTGGTTTTCGCATCATCCCCCTTGATTCTTCTAAG GAGGCCTCTAGCCCAAACCGGACATTGGATCTTGCTTCTGCTCTTGAAGTTGGGACATCTGTAAGTAAATCGGCTGCAGACAATTCTGGTTCAGGTGGTAATGTGAGATCCGTGATGACTATAGCGTTCCAATTTGCCTTTGAAAGTCATCTGCAAGACAATGTGGCTTCTATGGCTCGGCAGTATGTCAGAAGCATTATATCTTCAGTTCAGAGGGTGGCTTTGGCGCTCTCTCCTCATATGGGCTCTCAAGCTGGACTTAGATCGCCTCTTGGCAATCCTGAAGCCCTCACTTTAGCTTGTTGGATCTGCCAGAGTTACAG ATGCTTCTTAGGCACAGAGCTTCTCAAATCAGCTGGCGATGGTGGTGATGCTGTGCTGAAGAGTCTTTGGAGCCACTCAGATGCTATCATGTGTTGTTCCTTGAAG GCTGTGCCAGTTTTCACCTTTGCGAATCAGGCAGGTCTAGACATGCTCGAAACAACCTTGGTTGCCCTGCAAGACATCACACTAGAGAAAATTCTCGATGACCATGGCCGAAAGACTCTTTGCTCTGAGTTTCCACATATTCTACAACAG GGTTTTGCTTGTCTTCAAGGCGGGATCTGCCTATCGAGCATGGGGCGTCCAGTTTCATACGAAAGGGCAGTGGCTTGGAAGGTTCTAAACGAGGAAGAAAACGCTCATTGCATTTGCTTTATGTTTATCAACTGGTCTTTCGTTTGA
- the LOC141612926 gene encoding uncharacterized protein LOC141612926, with the protein MAPPHGEATTLVSFPRPPSDTFSRPPKLSKDGLKRTVSDFAFELSKEIDRVELEESKAVLPVISEAAEDAKCECCGMSEEYTPEYIKNIRDKFLGKWICGLCSEAVKEEMGKNGGQCKEALETHMSHCVRFNKFGRAYPVLCQAEAMREIMKKSFRTRAKSLSPRDMKGVKKGGITRSSSCMPSMMNSLTIKD; encoded by the coding sequence ATGGCACCACCACATGGAGAAGCAACAACCTTGGTATCCTTCCCCAGGCCGCCATCCGATACATTTAGTAGGCCACCAAAGCTATCAAAGGACGGTCTAAAGAGGACGGTCTCAGACTTTGCTTTTGAACTAAGCAAGGAGATCGACAGAGTAGAGCTGGAGGAGTCGAAAGCAGTACTCCCAGTTATCTCAGAAGCAGCTGAGGATGCAAAGTGTGAATGTTGTGGAATGAGTGAGGAGTACACACCCGAATACATAAAGAATATTCGCGATAAGTTCTTAGGGAAGTGGATATGTGGGTTGTGCTCTGAGGCGGTTAAGGAAGAAATGGGAAAAAATGGAGGACAATGTAAGGAAGCCCTAGAAACACATATGAGTCATTGTGTAAGGTTTAACAAGTTCGGAAGGGCGTACCCGGTGTTATGCCAAGCCGAGGCAATGAGGGAGATTATGAAGAAGAGTTTTAGGACTAGGGCAAAGTCTTTGAGCCCTAGAGACATGAAAGGTGTGAAGAAAGGTGGTATTACTAGGAGCTCAAGTTGTATGCCTTCCATGATGAATAGCCTTACAATAAAGGACTAG